A stretch of DNA from Sylvia atricapilla isolate bSylAtr1 chromosome 3, bSylAtr1.pri, whole genome shotgun sequence:
GAAAAACTTGTGAAAATTTAGCTAGAATCCCTAGTTGTAAAACCTGAAGAACTGGCTGATGGTAATGCTCTTAACACAATCATTGCTCAGCTTACAATGACAAACCAAAAATATTACAAACACATTAAGCcatgggtttggttttctctgttgttgattttttaatttttttattttttttttaacttaaactTCTTTTCTCACAACGCTGAGAAGTCTCTGACTTACAACGCTTCAGCAGTTGTGTCTGTGGAGACAGACATGGTAACTTTGGCAATCTTAACTGTGCTCTTaatgcagctctcagcagctctgtgcacgTTCCCAGCGTTGTTGGCGTGTTTGTGCTGACAGTCAGACTCCATGCTGTTATCCAGCGGCTGCGCGGTCCCTTCGCAGGTGGGGAACATGCTGCGGAAGGCGTGTCGCAAGTCCTTGCTCCTCAGAGCATAGATGATGGGATTCACTGTTGAATTCAGCAAACAGAGCATGCTACAGAAGGCAAAGATAGTCTTGATGAGCTTGTTCATTTTCCCAAAGACATCGTACACCATGATGGCGAGGAGAGGGCCCCAGCATATGATTAAAACAACTAGGATAAGGACCAAGGTTTTGGCTAACCTGATGTCCATACGAGTTTGATCAGGCCTAGTGATCTGTACCTTACCATCCTCGGTCGACTGAATGATTATGCTTTTCTGCGTGCCTCGCTGCAACATGCGAACAGCATGGCTGTGAGCCTTCCACAGAATGTACATGTAGGCATAGACAATGAACAACAAGAGGACGCTGGTGACCCCGATCCAGAACATCAGGTATGTCTCGTCGATGAGGGGGAATATGTCCGAACAAACAGAATTGAGTTTTTTGCAGTTCCAGCCGAGCAGAGGAAGAACGGCTATTACGATAGCGATGGTCCACATCACACAAAATGCTACGACAGCCTTTGGTCGGGTAACAATCCTTTTATAAGCTAGTGGCCTGTGTATAGAGATGTACCGGTCTATTGCCGTGAGGAAAAGGCTACCTACGGAGGCGGTGAAGGAGGCTGTAACTCCACCCAGTTTGAACAAGAAGACGTTGGGGCTATCCTTCCGgtggaaaacatggaaatcCACAAAACTGTAGACAAAAATCACGCTGCCCAGGAGGTCggccacagccaggctgccgATGAAATGGTAGGAGGGTCTACACCGGAGGCTTCGGGAGTGGAGGATGACACACAGAACGAGGAGGTTCTCTAGGACTGTGAAAGTGCCCAGGGTGAGTGACAGCACGGCGATggccagctgctggctggggttcAGGATCATAAAACACTCCATATCCATAAAGTTCTCCCCGCACTGTATATTCTCCTCATTATCCTTAAAAGTGGACAGGGACTTGTTGTAAAACTCTGTGATGTTGACCTGCTCTGAGGGAATAATGCTCAACAGGGAATCATCTCCTCCAGtcattttttcctggaaaggaTCACCCCTGAAGGAAGAAAGGGGGAATTTCTGGGGGTAGTACCCCAGCTTGGATGCCATGTCACCTTTCATGTCTTCGTACTGGATGTCGTTGGAGCCCACGTAAAGGAGATCTGTCGTGATTGTTCGGAAAGTTGTATCCGCGAGGCCATCTAGAATTGACTTCATAACCCCAGTCTTGTTGGTTTCACAGTTACTTGGGGGATGAAAAAATGCATCGGAGGAAATCCTATATGGGGAAAAGATCAGACTTCATTAACATAAACAGGGAGACAAACTCCACTGACAACTTAGCTGAACTGTGTCCCACAAAATCAACTCCTCCTTGATATTCAGTGCAGGTCTAGCTTTGCCACTGTGCGAAATCAGAGTGGGTTGAGCACTTAGAAAGAAATCACCTGGATTTCACTAAAACTGAATTACACCAAGAAGTGACGTGAAAAACAGAGGCACAGGGAATTGTGTTTCAcaggaaagtaattttcatttctcatcaAAACCTTCTGAGTTGCTCCAccagaaagatatttttctcaGCTTCTGATCGCAAAGTACCTTGCAGACCATTTTTCCTTGAGCTTGCTTCATTTAGATAATAccaagtgctgctgcaggagcagcactaaACTGAGTCACCAccttcattgtttttctttcaaaaggcACTAAGGGCTTCAAAAAACTGGCAACAGAGAGGCAATGGGGACAGTGCCATGCACTCCAAATTTCACAGTTCACCCAGTATGCCTGTATGTTTTATTATTCTGCTATAGCAATCTGAGGTTATTAACATCCTGAATTTGATACTGCAAATTTATTATCAAGGTATTTGATCAATAAATAGATAGCTTCACTACACTTATATACAGAGATTGTTCTAATCCTTCCTTCTCCTAAGCAAACTAAGGTACTGGAATATTTGAGCAATATGAGGGAGGTGTGTTACCCAGCTGTTACCCAGCTCAGTCCACAGTTTCAGGAAAGATGACCAGCCCTGTTAAGTCAGTGAGAGAATCAGTGATCTGCTCTGTACACACCAGAAGCCTCAATCAGGGCAGTTCAAGTCTGCCTAGATAAATAAACATGGCACCAAGTTTAAGCAGTGGCCAAAATTCCAGGCGAAAGGGACCAGGAGCCActgcttctgtgagaagcaTTGTAATGTAAGTAACTTCTACCCCTGGGGACATCCTCAAAAACATTCTGTCCCCTTCAAAATTGAGGGGACCCAGCAGAAGGTCCCCACATAGCCAGTGGTCTCTGGGATCTATCAAGTACAGCCTTTGCTCATGGATGGTGACTAGTTGTGGGGAACAACTCCTGGTCTGGGTtcccttgggagaggagccccCTCTGCACCTGAGCATGCACCAACACGTAAGACAAGTCTTACAGCTCTTGTTATGCTGTACTCCTTTATATTACTTTGCTAATAGAAAATGCCTTGAATACAGATTGAACATCTGCTTTAGGGCCCCCTTCCACCACCTCAGTGGATGAGAGTGGTCTGAATACAAATATGAGCCAGAAACACTCCTTTTGTGCACTACAAATATTCTGCATCTGCTGTGGGACATCTCAATGATTATTCAGCTACAGGAGAAAACCAAGTTTCTTCTTGCTTTTAGTATGGAGTAAATTTTTGCACTCAAGAAATCTTAGATGTCTAGAAGACTATATAGGCTTGTACTAAATTAACTTGTTCACTTCACACAACTGACAATAAATGGTCAGAAAGGCTACAAGAGTTTATCTGCCCATATCAGAGTACTGATCACCTCAGCTCTTACAGAGAAGACATGCACAGTAGGTACCACTGTTCTCTTTTCCCATGAAAACTataggaaagaagaaaagaatgccTCTCTATAACAACAgcagtacttaaaaaaaaaagtgaaatcatGAGCATTTCCAAAGAAGCAGAGATCACTTGACTGATGATACATTTATATTGCCCTTATAGCATATGAACATTCAAGACTTTTTCCATAACTCTTTAAAGGTTTGCCTTTCATTAAGTAGGCCTGGACATGGAGTATTAAAGGGAATATGAACTTAGACCTTCAGAACACAGCGCAACTTCAATGCTGCAAAAAAGTATGAGTACAAACAACCCTTACTGGGATAGTCGCAACACACAAAATATACTGGCTGAGTCAGCTGTTGCAGATGGTTTGCTCAGCAAATAACAATTATTAGACAGAGAGACAGTATtaaggaatttaattttgagGGTGTGAGCAGTGAGGGAGGGAAATGTCACTGAAGCatacattaaaaatgaagaGCAATCATCTAATATGGAAGGTACTTTTCTGTTTTATACCAGCTCCTAGAGAATTTGCAGATGTTACATGCTGCAATGATGATTCTTCTGACAAATTTGCTCTGGGTGAAGTGTGGCAACTTTAGGCTTGGCATTGTACAccattttaaaaccagaagtgAAGAATGTGTTATTAATTTGAAAACTAccccaaaatattaaataaaaaagtagtTCTAGAAATATGTAAAGATTGCTGTGGTATCCTCTGCTGTTCAAGCTTATTTTTGACAGAAGGAAGAGAACCATTTTAATGAGTAAAGTCACAGCCCCATGTCGAGAAGATTATGTCTGAGGAAAGCTTTGTAAATTGTATTCTACCGAGCACTTCTTCTAGACAGACAAACAAATTGTTATGAGGTAGCTGGTCTCTGCTGGAGTCATGTCAAGTACAGACTTCCTTAGAATTAGGTGCCATGCAACCCCTACctttatttgaaatacaaatgaaaGAACACGAGTTCTTGTGTGCTCTTTTGAAGGTGGCAGTAAGTTATGTGACAATATCACTATGCATACATATGCTATGCTAACAACATGGTTAATGGGATCAGGAGATCCAAGTCTTACTTTGAAtgtcaatgatttttttttcctctgtatttttacACTGAGAttattacagtaatttttacCTTATTGTCTCTGCAAAGAGAGTTTTCTTTGAGAGTACTTGGGAGTTCATTAGTAGTGTAGTTGAGGCTTTGGGGGATGCTGCTAacattaattttggttttgcttgctGCTGGGAATATCCTAATTGGAAATTTCTAGCAGTATGTGAACATGCACCTATTCAAGCTACAGTTGATTTTTATTAAAGTTGCAGTAAAACAACCATTTGCCTGATCTGGAATTACACTTTACAGgaaattcatttattttaatttagataCTAGCTTATCCCAATATAAGCTCACTACTAAAATGTACTGAAGAGATCAGCAAGGTTTTCCACAGCTGTCTGGTGAAAACAAGACTGGACCTTTGGCACTGCAGATATCGGATCACAGGGGCTGCACAATTTGAcatagaaagaaaagacagtggCAGAAGCAATGCTCTTGTTCTTGGTCTTTTCATACAGTCAGGTGCACACGCCAGTGCCACACACATTTTGGCTCTGAGCATTTCTGTCCAAACCTGTAGTGCTGAGCAGGCAGTGTCCACGAAAACAGACACTCCACACCGCTCTTTGCAGCTGCCTTCCACACAATCCAAACCCACCCCACCCAAGAGCCATGACTATCTTCCCACGAAATACTCCAGGAGCCGCTCTGGCTTCTCAGAGCTTCTGCAGAGAAGTGTTCCCCACTCATGTTCATCCTCTCTCCATGAGGTTGGAGTgacagctgtgtgctgcagaaagCTCCCCTCATGGGCAGAGTGGCAGTAAGAGAGAGCTTCCCTACTCTGCCAAGAACTCTTCCGCTCTGCCAGAATCCACTCTTCCAACTTCTTCGAGTTTTCAAAGCTCTCAGCTTCATTCCTCCCATAAGTGAGCTCTACTACCTCACTCATTTTAAAACAGCTCTTAAAGGACTGAAACATTGATTAAATATGAAGGAGCAGCTGTACCAACACTGGCACTCAAAGATTTTGATGTATTTCCACAACTGCGTGCAGCAATTCACAGCAAGTACTGAATTATGACTGCAGATAAGAAttaaacaacacagaaaaacttCAGGATCTTTTATCTTGAACACCAGACCAGAACAGTCATAGCTGAGCACCATTTTAGACCTTTCTCCCATCATCTGGCAGCTGTTGATGGGCACTGCCAGACCAGCTGTGCAAAGTGACTGCCACTAGATGGAGTGGCTTTGACAAACTCCCGGCTTGAAGGCTCAGCTGTCTGCAGCTACACGTCTTCAACTTCCATCGGCCCTTTTTCCCTGCCTACTTTACCAGGGATCAAACACATGCGGTGTTAAACAGCACCTGAAGGTTGAAGACACAACTTTGTAAGGCTCTGCCTTTCCAAGTGAAAGAATTAGTAAAGAGTCGAGGAGGCAAGCCTTATTAGTGCCCTCCACTGTGTGGCTGAATATAGCCCCAAAAGATGCTTGGATATCAGAATATAAATACAGTTCgggtaaaataaaaaacatataGTACATAAGAGGCTGGTTACTCATCATCAAGGGCAACAGGGAGAATTATACCTCCTCCAAACTTCTTGTTGGTCCACAAGACCAGTTTACTTCAGGAACAAGAACGTGACTTCATTAAAATCCTATTACCCATCTTTTCATGCTGTTCTGGGGTAGGAGAGCTGGAAAGTTTTTATCATTGTGTACAAGAAGAGCTGAATTTGTTACAATTTTCAAACCAGGACGACTGATAAAGCAATTTTAATACCCTGAATAGAAAGAGTGAGTATTTATGCTGTTCCTCAGAAAGCAATTATGAGCAATACAATGATGATACTGATAGCTGCAAAAATGTTGACATTGCAAGAAAAGGAATCAAAACAAGAAAGGGAAATCCACAATTAAACCTCTTTGGCTtccattttagaaaatattttgatctcCATGTCTATACGTTTCTTCTATGATAATCATAGTTAATTAAGAACAGGCTAAAGGACAAGTAGGAAGAATTCAAACAATTTCTGAATGCATAAAAGTATATAAATGCACTCTCCTTGTATACACCTTGTAAAGGTCAAAGTCATTCAGAGAAGGGCATTATATTTTGGTAAGTTTGCATAGTGCCCAATACACACTGGGACTCCTCCCAAACTGGGTCCACAAAGTACTAGCACAGGAGAAACAGCAGTAA
This window harbors:
- the CNR1 gene encoding cannabinoid receptor 1, translating into MKSILDGLADTTFRTITTDLLYVGSNDIQYEDMKGDMASKLGYYPQKFPLSSFRGDPFQEKMTGGDDSLLSIIPSEQVNITEFYNKSLSTFKDNEENIQCGENFMDMECFMILNPSQQLAIAVLSLTLGTFTVLENLLVLCVILHSRSLRCRPSYHFIGSLAVADLLGSVIFVYSFVDFHVFHRKDSPNVFLFKLGGVTASFTASVGSLFLTAIDRYISIHRPLAYKRIVTRPKAVVAFCVMWTIAIVIAVLPLLGWNCKKLNSVCSDIFPLIDETYLMFWIGVTSVLLLFIVYAYMYILWKAHSHAVRMLQRGTQKSIIIQSTEDGKVQITRPDQTRMDIRLAKTLVLILVVLIICWGPLLAIMVYDVFGKMNKLIKTIFAFCSMLCLLNSTVNPIIYALRSKDLRHAFRSMFPTCEGTAQPLDNSMESDCQHKHANNAGNVHRAAESCIKSTVKIAKVTMSVSTDTTAEAL